One window from the genome of Streptomyces cadmiisoli encodes:
- a CDS encoding IS5 family transposase produces MPVLPSCLLEPLWDQFATLLPEHVDSHPLGCHNPRIADRVVFDHVIAALVHGSGYERVATPGCSDRTIRRRVAYWAQLGIAGQLHALVLEAYDRMIGLELSELSVDGCITKAPCGGEAAGRSPVDRGKQGLKRSVATEARGIPLGIVSAGASRHDSPLLVPTLEAAKEQVGCLPDQVNVNLDRGYDSHKTRAALSELGFTGEIARKGVPAPIQAGKRWVVERSHAWMNGFGKLRRCTEKRSRVVDFYLYLSAAIVTLRMLIRRATPLYRWDGRPTTKRLK; encoded by the coding sequence GTGCCTGTCCTGCCATCATGCCTGCTCGAACCCCTGTGGGACCAGTTCGCGACGCTGTTACCGGAGCACGTGGACAGCCACCCGCTGGGCTGCCACAACCCGCGCATCGCGGACCGCGTGGTGTTCGACCACGTAATCGCCGCCCTGGTGCACGGCTCCGGCTACGAGCGTGTCGCAACTCCTGGATGCTCGGACCGCACCATCCGACGACGAGTCGCCTACTGGGCCCAACTCGGAATAGCCGGGCAGTTGCACGCCCTGGTGCTTGAGGCGTACGACCGGATGATCGGCCTTGAGTTGAGCGAGTTGTCCGTGGACGGCTGCATCACCAAGGCTCCCTGCGGTGGCGAGGCCGCCGGGCGCTCCCCAGTGGACCGGGGCAAGCAGGGCCTCAAGCGCTCGGTGGCCACCGAGGCCCGCGGCATCCCGCTCGGCATCGTCTCAGCCGGGGCCAGCCGGCACGACTCACCGCTGCTCGTGCCCACCTTGGAGGCCGCGAAGGAGCAGGTCGGATGCCTGCCAGATCAGGTCAATGTCAACTTGGACCGTGGCTACGACAGCCACAAGACCCGGGCCGCATTGTCGGAACTCGGCTTCACCGGCGAGATCGCCCGCAAGGGCGTGCCCGCTCCCATACAGGCCGGCAAGAGATGGGTGGTCGAGCGCAGTCACGCGTGGATGAACGGCTTCGGCAAACTGCGACGCTGCACCGAGAAACGCAGCCGGGTCGTCGACTTCTACCTCTACCTGTCCGCCGCCATCGTCACGCTCCGTATGCTCATCCGCCGCGCCACCCCGCTCTACCGATGGGACGGTCGCCCCACTACCAAACGCCTGAAGTAA
- a CDS encoding IS1380 family transposase codes for MSVQAEGTFYVQGIGLRPKIYVSADGSGVVGRAGTRLLADLADATGLTAAYSTALRPLRPRGTGHDPGRITTDLAVMLADGGEAFADLAVLRDQAEVFGSVASTPTAWRLLADMDEQALASLRSARASAREVAWLQAAENGEGIPAARAAGRVLPGLVLDLDATLVACHSEKEAAAPTYKGGFGFHPLVCFLANTGEALSGQLRPGNSGANTAADHIAVLDQALAQIPDAHRHGTDILVRTDSAGSAKAFLAHVRDLRKRGIRTFFSVGYAITEPIRRAIRAMPDRLWHPALDQDGTLRDGTEVAELTGMVDLGGYPAGTRIIVRRERPHPGAQLSLFDLDEGLRHQVFLTDTPYPGGGSAQFLEVRHRGHATVEDRIRCGKTTGFGRFPSRDFGVNAVWLELSLTAIDLLAWTCLLLLDGEMATAEPKKLRHRLLHVAARLTRGGRRLRLRISATWPWRHELATAFHRLASLPRPAG; via the coding sequence CTGTCGGTCCAGGCGGAGGGCACTTTCTACGTGCAGGGTATCGGGTTGCGTCCCAAGATCTATGTCAGTGCCGATGGTTCGGGGGTGGTCGGTCGTGCCGGGACACGGTTGCTGGCGGATCTTGCCGATGCCACGGGGCTGACCGCCGCGTACTCCACCGCGCTCAGGCCGTTGCGGCCACGCGGGACCGGACACGATCCAGGACGAATCACCACCGACCTGGCGGTGATGCTCGCCGACGGCGGCGAGGCGTTTGCGGACCTGGCCGTACTGCGGGACCAGGCCGAAGTGTTCGGCTCGGTTGCCTCGACACCGACGGCCTGGCGGCTGCTCGCCGACATGGACGAGCAGGCACTTGCTTCGCTGCGTTCGGCCCGCGCTTCGGCTCGGGAGGTCGCTTGGCTGCAGGCCGCCGAGAACGGTGAGGGCATACCCGCTGCCCGGGCCGCGGGTCGTGTGCTGCCCGGCCTGGTCCTGGACCTCGACGCCACGCTGGTGGCCTGCCACTCGGAAAAGGAGGCGGCCGCGCCCACCTACAAGGGCGGTTTCGGGTTCCACCCGCTGGTGTGCTTCCTGGCCAACACCGGCGAGGCGCTGTCCGGGCAGCTGCGGCCCGGGAACTCCGGAGCCAACACTGCCGCCGATCACATTGCGGTCCTCGACCAGGCACTCGCGCAGATCCCCGATGCCCACCGGCACGGCACCGACATCCTGGTCCGCACCGATAGCGCCGGATCCGCGAAAGCCTTCCTCGCTCACGTCCGTGACCTGCGCAAACGAGGAATCCGTACCTTCTTCTCGGTCGGATACGCCATCACCGAGCCGATCCGCCGCGCCATCCGGGCCATGCCCGACCGCCTCTGGCATCCCGCCCTGGACCAGGACGGGACACTGCGTGATGGCACCGAAGTCGCCGAGCTGACCGGCATGGTCGATCTGGGCGGCTACCCGGCCGGCACCCGCATCATCGTGCGCCGCGAGCGGCCACACCCAGGAGCACAGCTGTCGCTGTTCGACCTGGACGAGGGACTGCGCCACCAGGTCTTCCTCACCGACACTCCCTATCCCGGTGGTGGTTCGGCCCAGTTCCTCGAGGTCCGCCACCGCGGGCATGCCACCGTCGAGGACCGCATCCGGTGCGGCAAGACCACCGGGTTCGGCCGTTTCCCCTCCCGCGACTTCGGTGTCAACGCCGTCTGGCTCGAACTCAGTCTCACCGCGATCGACTTGCTGGCCTGGACGTGCCTCCTGCTGCTGGACGGGGAGATGGCCACCGCCGAGCCGAAGAAGCTCCGCCACCGACTCCTGCACGTCGCCGCCCGCCTCACCCGCGGCGGCCGGCGACTACGCCTGCGGATATCGGCGACCTGGCCGTGGAGACACGAACTCGCCACGGCTTTCCACCGCCTCGCCTCACTGCCCCGTCCCGCCGGCTGA
- a CDS encoding IS5 family transposase yields the protein MSGGGGGYPSDLTDEQWALVEPLLPPARVGPKGGRREKHPRRRILDAIFYVVRTGCSWRQLPKDFAPWPTVYWYFTWWHDDGAVERIHDALRSRVREADGRDAEPSAGLIDSQSVRSADTVPVGTRGFDAGKKVKGRKRFIVTDTLGLLLAVQVVAANIQDRDGAKRSLLWTRLDHPGVQKIWADQGFAGRLVEWTSAVLGRELEIVRKAPGQRGFQVQPKRWAVERTLSWITSHRRLARDYETSPARSETMIRWAMIGIMVRRLTRGRPASRPGPRPLSFKPGL from the coding sequence GTGAGCGGTGGTGGGGGCGGGTATCCGTCGGACCTGACGGATGAGCAGTGGGCACTGGTGGAGCCGTTGCTCCCGCCAGCGCGGGTGGGCCCGAAGGGTGGTCGGCGGGAGAAGCACCCGCGGCGGCGGATCCTCGACGCGATCTTCTACGTGGTGCGGACCGGGTGTTCCTGGCGGCAGCTGCCGAAGGATTTCGCACCGTGGCCGACGGTGTACTGGTACTTCACGTGGTGGCACGACGACGGCGCTGTCGAGCGCATCCATGACGCCCTGCGCAGCAGGGTCCGTGAAGCCGACGGCCGCGACGCGGAGCCGAGCGCGGGCCTGATCGATTCACAGTCGGTTCGGTCGGCCGACACAGTGCCCGTGGGAACCAGAGGGTTCGATGCGGGGAAGAAAGTGAAGGGCCGCAAACGGTTCATCGTCACCGACACCCTCGGCCTGCTTCTGGCGGTCCAGGTGGTCGCAGCGAACATCCAGGACCGTGACGGCGCGAAGCGTTCGTTGCTGTGGACCCGCCTGGACCACCCGGGCGTGCAGAAGATCTGGGCCGACCAAGGCTTCGCCGGACGCCTTGTGGAGTGGACCAGTGCTGTCCTCGGCCGCGAGCTGGAGATTGTGCGCAAGGCCCCGGGCCAGCGCGGTTTCCAGGTCCAGCCGAAGCGGTGGGCGGTCGAGCGCACACTCTCGTGGATCACCTCTCACCGGCGCCTGGCCCGCGACTACGAAACCAGTCCGGCCAGGTCAGAGACCATGATCCGCTGGGCGATGATCGGCATCATGGTCCGTCGGCTCACTCGAGGCCGGCCAGCCTCACGCCCAGGACCCCGTCCACTCTCGTTCAAGCCTGGCCTGTGA
- a CDS encoding DUF5959 family protein, with protein sequence MAEDSTVDLICLADEESSLMVRVLSRHMPGVLPWHDFLDAEIVVTSGFAQGRLDVCLAPDDLDSWSKVLRTLAAGRDAAWMDDGRNPEIRFEPSSQNGIAAVVVEDFARTGTSVRVPVRLADGWADDHNERLQRVRATWPQEVVQTSPGAYEWRR encoded by the coding sequence ATGGCCGAGGACAGCACCGTGGATCTCATTTGCCTGGCCGACGAAGAGAGCAGTCTCATGGTTCGGGTACTGAGCCGCCACATGCCCGGGGTGCTGCCGTGGCACGACTTCCTCGACGCCGAGATCGTCGTCACGAGCGGGTTCGCCCAGGGACGCCTGGATGTTTGCCTGGCCCCGGACGACTTGGACAGCTGGTCAAAGGTCCTGCGCACGCTCGCCGCCGGGCGGGACGCCGCATGGATGGACGACGGACGCAACCCCGAGATCCGATTCGAACCGTCCAGCCAGAACGGGATCGCCGCGGTCGTGGTGGAAGACTTTGCCAGAACGGGGACGTCGGTCCGGGTTCCGGTACGTCTGGCTGATGGATGGGCCGATGACCATAACGAACGGCTGCAGCGCGTCAGGGCGACCTGGCCTCAGGAAGTTGTGCAGACCTCCCCAGGAGCCTACGAGTGGCGGCGCTGA
- a CDS encoding integrase encodes MPTGSRIGRVFGQFQYPTPPLAIYPEDVISHHRAFIARRRTERPSEEYRELTATEWDEFLAHFELRKVALGTSSRDYATSCQHENACVRCPLLLVDPAQMPRLQGIHANLVDRLQEARDQGWLGEVAAIETTMAAAAQKLEAMRERATQPSTVHLGMPDIRRDTGRSSVADVERSFPSDPKLRG; translated from the coding sequence ATGCCCACAGGTTCCCGCATCGGCAGGGTATTCGGACAGTTCCAATACCCGACTCCACCGTTAGCGATCTACCCGGAGGACGTGATCTCCCATCATCGGGCCTTCATCGCTCGTCGCAGAACCGAGCGACCCAGCGAGGAGTACCGCGAGCTCACCGCCACCGAGTGGGACGAGTTCCTGGCCCATTTCGAACTCCGCAAGGTAGCCCTGGGAACCAGCAGCCGCGACTACGCGACCTCGTGCCAGCATGAAAACGCCTGTGTCAGATGCCCCCTACTTCTCGTGGACCCGGCCCAGATGCCACGTCTGCAGGGGATCCACGCCAACCTCGTCGACCGCCTCCAGGAGGCCCGCGACCAGGGCTGGCTCGGTGAGGTCGCCGCCATCGAGACCACCATGGCCGCCGCCGCGCAGAAGCTGGAGGCCATGCGCGAGCGTGCAACTCAGCCGTCCACGGTCCACCTCGGCATGCCCGACATCCGACGCGACACCGGACGAAGCAGCGTCGCAGACGTTGAGAGATCCTTCCCATCGGATCCTAAGCTTCGCGGATGA
- a CDS encoding LamG domain-containing protein, whose translation MREIRGRRAGLVWLTALAVLVATPAVVPVLGAAPAVAAGSGSGPLSASERAQQQAQVSGEPVEVVGERTERETVFANPDGETFTLNKSIVPVRVEKPGGGWTEPDATLVRRADGSVGPKAAAVDLSFSPGGDGEDLVTIGEDGQSVTLGWPGDLPEPRIEGQRAVYENVRPDVNLILTATVEGFRQVLEVKTLAAAKDPELSSLEYSLDVDGLRVREGAVGSLEVLDGNGQVVFRSPSARMWNSAGDAATAAAGDGPGTQTLAVLPLAQGGQEETPSETGGHPAGPAEEGDPLAGPGAGDEAAVMDVDLSEGAVTVTPDSDLIEATTSAELPLYIDPSVELNESERTVLSSDGDSFYNFSGGANGMSVGRCSSAVIGGYIYYCTTGAAYTNRMYFEFTPGSLKGKHVLGARFEVTETWSFSCDARWVDLERTDGISSSSRWPGPGGPKSDNSWDQMGDRNVSAGRGGACEPAQPRAPITFQDNPEEADENLTPTVKAFADGKFATLTLMLKAKDESDPIAWKRFDDDAVIVVTYVGEPSVPTDYGLDSGTTEICSKSASAPTIWTDPTPSLAATPQTASGGQSGASLRVYFDLDVQNSADGTWSDAKEPSSGSEAPTSGYVGDGVAQSKLWDAELADSRQYRYRAVTRSYYNGGQDKLTSGWTPFCYFTVDSSVPNPPTITFTSVYSACIPGSCTFAGKPNEPGTVRFGPASGDVNAAYRYKLSTDSTWRPWRTGATVTETITPIDSGTITLTVQAKDAVGHEGAWNAVRFLVGESDGPVGWWTFNEAGGAAVDVSASESAYRDDATISGGSRVDTGRRGVVTENNVTGQDKALNLGGQAYAATARKVLETQASYSVAAWVRLGATGTTQTVLGQDGTYYSPFFLGYCAGSNRWCLRLADSDAATTALDNQRVDSLETPQTKVWTHLAAVIDTGAKTLTLYVNGAKQGSDTLTTNAWSADGALQMGRVKYKGSYVDHFSGDVDEIKVWQEVKNELQVANEASLKDASGKAFMELVAEYKPEGATGTSLPDLSGYGNTLSLSSGASLDGDALILDGTTGAATASRPVVADTGSFTVATKAEVSARSLLDKPDGYKAQVLGQRTASGSSWSLWTEKTGTKDEPALDDEGNPVYDDEGNPVMRTEPLARWYFGRLTADGSGTSVVSEEDAVLDSDVSLVGAYDALTRTITLYVGSGPQGEPVAYTAVVGSGEFAAGKGWTNGAWSHHLPGRLTDIRLWAGAVKDASQVESTVGY comes from the coding sequence TTGCGGGAAATCCGCGGGCGGCGGGCGGGACTTGTGTGGCTGACGGCGCTTGCGGTTCTGGTGGCGACACCCGCCGTTGTTCCGGTGCTGGGCGCTGCGCCGGCAGTGGCAGCTGGAAGCGGAAGCGGTCCACTTTCCGCGTCGGAGCGGGCGCAGCAGCAGGCTCAGGTGTCGGGTGAGCCGGTCGAGGTTGTGGGCGAGCGCACCGAACGGGAGACGGTCTTCGCCAACCCCGATGGTGAAACGTTCACGCTGAACAAGTCGATCGTTCCGGTGCGTGTGGAGAAGCCCGGCGGCGGGTGGACTGAGCCGGATGCGACGTTGGTGAGGCGCGCAGACGGATCGGTTGGTCCGAAGGCTGCTGCGGTGGATTTGTCGTTCTCGCCTGGCGGTGACGGCGAGGACTTGGTGACCATCGGTGAGGATGGCCAGTCGGTCACCTTGGGGTGGCCGGGCGATCTGCCGGAGCCGCGTATCGAGGGGCAGCGGGCCGTCTACGAGAATGTGCGCCCGGATGTGAACCTGATTCTCACCGCAACTGTGGAGGGCTTCCGGCAGGTCCTGGAAGTCAAGACCCTTGCGGCAGCCAAGGACCCTGAGCTCAGCTCGCTGGAGTACAGCTTGGACGTCGACGGGTTGCGTGTGCGGGAGGGCGCAGTCGGCAGCCTGGAGGTGCTGGACGGCAACGGCCAGGTCGTCTTCCGCTCCCCTTCCGCCCGTATGTGGAACTCCGCCGGCGATGCTGCAACCGCTGCCGCAGGCGACGGCCCGGGGACACAGACCCTTGCCGTGCTGCCTCTGGCGCAAGGCGGGCAGGAGGAGACGCCGAGCGAGACAGGGGGGCACCCGGCGGGGCCGGCGGAGGAAGGCGATCCGCTCGCCGGGCCAGGTGCGGGTGATGAGGCTGCCGTGATGGACGTTGACCTGAGTGAAGGCGCTGTCACTGTCACCCCGGACAGCGACCTGATCGAGGCTACGACGAGCGCGGAACTCCCACTGTATATCGATCCGTCGGTTGAGCTGAACGAGTCAGAGCGCACCGTGCTGTCCTCCGATGGCGACAGCTTCTACAACTTCTCAGGTGGCGCGAATGGCATGAGCGTGGGCCGCTGCAGCTCCGCGGTGATCGGCGGCTACATCTACTACTGCACCACCGGCGCTGCCTACACCAACCGGATGTACTTCGAGTTCACACCGGGCAGTCTGAAGGGCAAGCACGTCCTGGGCGCACGGTTTGAGGTCACGGAGACGTGGTCGTTCTCGTGTGACGCGCGCTGGGTCGATCTTGAGCGTACGGACGGCATCTCCTCGTCCTCCCGGTGGCCCGGGCCAGGAGGGCCGAAGTCCGACAACTCCTGGGACCAGATGGGGGACCGTAACGTGTCCGCCGGCCGGGGAGGCGCGTGCGAACCGGCGCAGCCTCGCGCCCCGATCACGTTCCAGGACAACCCCGAAGAAGCGGATGAGAACCTGACACCGACCGTCAAGGCGTTCGCGGACGGGAAATTCGCCACGCTCACCTTGATGCTGAAGGCGAAGGACGAGTCAGACCCGATCGCCTGGAAACGGTTCGACGACGACGCGGTCATCGTGGTCACGTACGTGGGCGAGCCCTCAGTCCCCACCGATTACGGGCTGGACAGCGGCACGACTGAGATCTGCTCCAAGAGCGCATCCGCGCCGACGATATGGACGGACCCCACGCCAAGTCTCGCAGCCACCCCGCAGACGGCCTCGGGCGGGCAGAGCGGTGCGTCGCTGCGGGTGTACTTCGACCTGGACGTGCAGAACTCTGCCGACGGCACCTGGTCAGATGCCAAGGAGCCCAGTTCAGGCTCAGAGGCGCCGACTTCCGGCTATGTCGGTGACGGGGTGGCTCAGAGCAAGCTGTGGGACGCGGAGCTGGCAGACAGCAGGCAGTACCGGTACCGGGCAGTTACCCGCTCCTACTACAACGGGGGACAGGACAAACTGACCAGCGGCTGGACTCCGTTCTGCTACTTCACAGTGGACAGTTCGGTGCCCAATCCGCCGACGATCACCTTTACCTCCGTGTACAGCGCCTGCATCCCGGGCTCTTGCACTTTCGCAGGTAAGCCCAATGAACCGGGAACCGTGAGGTTCGGGCCGGCTTCCGGTGACGTGAATGCCGCCTACCGGTACAAGCTGTCCACGGACAGTACGTGGCGGCCCTGGAGGACCGGGGCGACAGTCACAGAGACGATTACACCGATAGATTCCGGCACGATCACTCTGACCGTCCAGGCCAAAGACGCAGTCGGACATGAGGGTGCGTGGAATGCCGTTCGCTTCCTGGTCGGTGAGAGTGACGGCCCGGTCGGCTGGTGGACGTTCAATGAGGCGGGGGGCGCTGCGGTGGACGTGTCCGCTTCCGAGTCGGCCTACCGCGATGATGCGACGATCAGCGGTGGCTCTCGAGTGGACACCGGCCGCCGCGGCGTTGTCACGGAGAACAATGTGACCGGTCAGGACAAGGCTCTGAACCTTGGCGGTCAGGCCTATGCCGCGACGGCCAGGAAGGTGCTGGAGACACAGGCGTCGTACTCGGTGGCAGCGTGGGTGCGACTGGGCGCTACCGGCACCACTCAGACGGTCCTGGGCCAGGATGGCACCTACTACAGCCCCTTCTTCCTCGGCTACTGCGCCGGCAGTAACCGGTGGTGCCTGCGTCTGGCCGACTCCGACGCCGCCACCACCGCGCTGGATAACCAGCGGGTCGACTCGCTGGAGACCCCGCAGACGAAGGTGTGGACCCATCTGGCCGCAGTCATCGACACCGGTGCCAAAACGCTCACGCTGTATGTCAACGGTGCCAAGCAGGGCAGTGACACCCTCACCACCAACGCCTGGTCGGCCGACGGTGCACTGCAGATGGGCCGGGTGAAGTACAAAGGCTCCTACGTTGACCATTTCTCCGGTGACGTAGACGAGATCAAGGTATGGCAAGAGGTCAAGAACGAACTGCAGGTCGCGAACGAGGCCAGCCTGAAGGACGCCAGCGGAAAGGCGTTCATGGAACTGGTAGCCGAGTACAAACCTGAGGGCGCCACCGGCACGTCCCTGCCCGACCTGAGCGGATATGGCAACACACTCAGCCTGTCCTCCGGCGCTTCCCTGGACGGCGACGCGCTGATCCTCGACGGCACGACGGGAGCGGCAACCGCCTCCCGCCCCGTCGTGGCCGACACCGGCTCGTTCACCGTAGCTACGAAGGCCGAGGTCTCCGCCCGAAGCCTTCTCGACAAGCCCGACGGCTACAAAGCTCAGGTACTGGGCCAGCGCACCGCGAGCGGCTCTTCGTGGAGCCTTTGGACGGAGAAGACGGGGACGAAGGATGAGCCAGCGCTCGACGACGAGGGCAACCCGGTCTACGACGACGAAGGCAATCCGGTGATGCGGACTGAACCGCTGGCCCGCTGGTACTTCGGGCGCCTGACAGCCGATGGCAGTGGCACATCGGTGGTCAGTGAGGAAGATGCCGTCCTGGACTCCGATGTCAGCCTTGTCGGTGCCTACGACGCGCTCACCCGCACGATCACCCTCTATGTCGGCAGTGGCCCTCAGGGCGAACCTGTGGCCTACACAGCTGTTGTCGGCAGCGGGGAGTTCGCCGCAGGCAAGGGCTGGACGAACGGTGCCTGGAGTCATCACCTGCCCGGCCGGCTCACCGACATCCGCCTGTGGGCGGGCGCGGTGAAGGACGCAAGCCAGGTGGAAAGCACCGTCGGCTACTGA